Proteins from one Candidatus Sulfotelmatobacter sp. genomic window:
- a CDS encoding glycoside hydrolase family 47 protein: MLRNRFLGTLGAALAAGRVTAASAATPPPARVADQVRAEFRHAWDGYVRFAWGADEVKPVSGTPSDFFIPGHSLGLSIVEALDTLYVMGLDDELQRAVRWIVDRLDFDVDGDAQMFEAMIRLVGGLIAGYAATGERVLLERGRDLADRLLPCFTKSPTGAPYRYANLRTGAVREPHMNLAEIGSNILEYGELTRLTGDPKYLAASKRAYATVIAKRTPLNLLGTYFDVEQGTFADVRDVAPNPPVDSFYEYLWGGWQMLGDTECRDWYRMLTDAILRWQVDHVAGRLWFRQVDATTGAPLGTEQVELAAFYAELVAKGGDRAVGEAYYDSWTWMAQRYGIIPEVFDYATGVVTAPSNELRPEYLNAAFDLWFLTGKQKYRDTAYAYFDAMRTYCRVPNGYTIVQDVRPRPMVLGDLFPAYAFSENFKYLYLMFASTPRFDPAQYYLNTEGKVLRGLVRA; this comes from the coding sequence ATGCTTCGCAACCGTTTCTTGGGCACGCTCGGCGCGGCGCTCGCCGCCGGCCGAGTGACGGCCGCGTCCGCCGCGACGCCGCCGCCCGCGCGCGTGGCCGACCAGGTGCGCGCCGAGTTCCGCCACGCGTGGGACGGCTACGTCCGCTTCGCGTGGGGCGCCGACGAGGTCAAGCCCGTCAGCGGCACGCCCAGCGACTTCTTCATCCCCGGGCACTCGCTCGGCCTATCGATCGTCGAAGCGCTCGACACGCTGTACGTCATGGGCTTGGACGACGAGCTGCAGCGCGCGGTGCGCTGGATCGTCGACCGGCTCGACTTCGACGTCGACGGCGACGCGCAGATGTTCGAGGCGATGATCCGGCTGGTCGGCGGTTTGATCGCCGGCTACGCCGCGACCGGCGAACGCGTGCTGCTCGAGCGCGGCCGCGATCTCGCCGACCGGCTGTTGCCGTGCTTCACGAAATCGCCCACCGGCGCACCGTACCGGTACGCCAACCTGCGCACCGGCGCGGTGCGCGAGCCGCACATGAACCTGGCCGAGATCGGCAGCAACATCCTCGAGTACGGCGAGCTGACCCGTCTGACCGGCGATCCGAAGTACCTGGCCGCGTCGAAGCGCGCGTACGCGACGGTCATCGCGAAGCGCACGCCGTTGAATCTGCTCGGCACGTACTTCGACGTCGAGCAGGGGACGTTCGCCGACGTCCGCGACGTCGCGCCGAATCCGCCGGTCGACTCGTTCTACGAGTACCTGTGGGGCGGCTGGCAGATGCTCGGCGACACCGAGTGCCGCGACTGGTACCGGATGCTGACCGACGCGATCTTGCGCTGGCAAGTCGACCACGTCGCGGGGCGGCTGTGGTTTCGCCAAGTCGACGCGACGACCGGCGCGCCGCTGGGCACCGAGCAAGTCGAGCTGGCCGCGTTCTACGCCGAGCTGGTCGCGAAGGGCGGCGACCGGGCCGTCGGCGAGGCGTACTACGACTCGTGGACGTGGATGGCGCAGCGCTACGGCATAATCCCCGAAGTCTTCGACTACGCCACCGGCGTGGTGACGGCACCGAGCAACGAGCTGCGGCCCGAGTACCTCAACGCCGCCTTCGACTTGTGGTTCCTCACCGGCAAGCAGAAGTACCGCGACACCGCCTACGCGTACTTCGACGCGATGCGCACCTACTGCCGCGTGCCCAACGGCTACACCATCGTCCAGGACGTGCGGCCGCGCCCGATGGTGCTCGGCGATCTCTTCCCCGCCTACGCGTTCTCCGAGAACTTCAAGTACCTGTACCTGATGTTCGCGAGCACGCCGCGCTTCGATCCGGCGCAGTACTATCTGAACACCGAGGGCAAAGTGCTGCGCGGGCTGGTGCGTGCGTAA
- a CDS encoding peptide ABC transporter substrate-binding protein, with translation MRKAALALGVALLVLCGCTRDAGTGVGGRHPWTQPGVLRLGDIAEPDSLNPLLSTMDLSYDMSSLMFSYLVTANAQGALIPDLATAVPTVANHGISADGRSVTYHLRRGVRWHDGVPFDARDVAFSWRAIMSPRNNVLHREGYQEVVRIDTPDPYTVVVRLRRRYPPFVTQFFTTLQEGAKPVVPAHLLARYAEINDVPFNAAPVGTGPFRFVRWDRGRDIVLERNDAYFRGRPKLDRVVLNVLPDANTVATSLQTHAIDLIVNGNPVMYQRFHDVPGIVDRVTPWNALRLIMFDDARPAMREPAVRRALSVAIDVRTLIAKLTFGTGAATGELGAPTSLGYAQLPPYPYDPALARALLERDGWHLGPGGVRVKNGAPLDLLFVVPAGADEQNFAVQIQAMLAQIGARVTIKTFPYKGIFAFDGPIVRGRFDLSVYGNTLNYDPDSTSLLGCNQFVPKGENESRFCDPRVDALERAGLATDDPAERAAIYRRIGRIVHDAVPYLPLYLRRRISIYNDDLHGYEPAPIAGPWWNAWTWQI, from the coding sequence GTGCGTAAGGCCGCGCTGGCGCTGGGCGTGGCGCTGCTGGTGCTGTGCGGCTGCACGCGCGACGCGGGCACCGGCGTCGGCGGGCGCCATCCGTGGACGCAGCCCGGCGTGCTGCGCCTGGGCGACATCGCCGAGCCCGACAGCCTCAACCCGCTGCTCTCGACGATGGACCTGAGCTACGACATGTCCTCGCTGATGTTCTCGTATCTGGTCACGGCGAACGCGCAGGGAGCGCTCATCCCCGATCTGGCGACGGCCGTACCCACGGTGGCGAATCACGGCATCTCGGCCGACGGGCGCAGCGTCACCTATCACCTGCGGCGCGGCGTGCGCTGGCACGACGGCGTCCCGTTCGACGCGCGCGACGTCGCCTTCTCGTGGCGCGCGATCATGAGCCCGCGCAACAACGTCCTGCACCGCGAGGGCTACCAAGAGGTCGTGCGGATCGACACGCCCGACCCGTACACGGTCGTCGTCCGCCTGCGGCGGCGTTATCCGCCCTTCGTCACCCAGTTTTTCACCACGCTGCAAGAGGGCGCGAAGCCGGTCGTGCCGGCGCACCTGTTGGCGCGCTACGCCGAGATCAACGACGTCCCGTTCAACGCCGCGCCGGTGGGGACGGGGCCGTTCCGCTTCGTGCGCTGGGACCGCGGCCGCGACATCGTGCTGGAGCGCAACGACGCCTACTTCCGCGGCCGACCGAAGCTGGATCGCGTGGTGCTCAACGTCTTGCCCGACGCCAACACCGTCGCCACCAGCCTGCAGACGCACGCGATCGATCTGATCGTCAACGGCAACCCGGTCATGTACCAGCGCTTCCACGACGTGCCCGGGATCGTCGACCGGGTGACGCCGTGGAACGCGCTGCGGCTGATCATGTTCGACGACGCGCGGCCGGCGATGCGCGAGCCGGCGGTCCGCCGGGCGCTCAGCGTCGCGATCGACGTGCGCACGCTGATCGCCAAGCTGACCTTCGGCACCGGTGCGGCGACCGGCGAGCTGGGCGCGCCGACCTCGCTCGGGTACGCGCAGCTCCCGCCCTATCCGTACGATCCGGCGCTGGCGCGCGCGCTGCTCGAGCGCGACGGGTGGCACCTCGGTCCGGGCGGCGTGCGGGTCAAGAACGGCGCGCCGCTCGACCTGCTCTTCGTCGTTCCCGCCGGCGCCGACGAGCAGAACTTCGCCGTGCAGATCCAAGCGATGCTGGCGCAAATCGGGGCGCGCGTCACCATCAAGACGTTCCCGTACAAGGGGATCTTCGCGTTCGACGGTCCGATCGTGCGCGGGAGGTTCGATCTCTCGGTCTACGGCAACACGCTCAACTACGACCCCGACAGCACCAGCCTGCTCGGCTGCAACCAGTTCGTGCCCAAAGGCGAGAACGAGTCGCGCTTCTGCGATCCGCGCGTCGACGCGCTCGAACGCGCCGGCCTGGCCACCGACGATCCGGCCGAGCGCGCCGCGATCTATCGCCGGATCGGCCGCATCGTCCATGACGCGGTGCCGTACTTACCGCTCTACCTGCGCCGCCGCATCTCGATCTACAACGACGACCTGCACGGCTACGAACCGGCACCGATCGCCGGCCCGTGGTGGAACGCCTGGACCTGGCAGATTTGA
- the otnI gene encoding 2-oxo-tetronate isomerase, with product MPKLAANLSWLFTELPLRERFAAAADAGFRGVEVLFPYELAAETVRERLEAHGLELVLVNLPPGDWAAGERGLAALPGREADFAAAVRTGLAYARTCGVPLVHAMAGIVPPGADRAAYVETYVANLRRAACAAAPVGVTVLIEPLNARDNPGYLLRTTAEAIAIIERVDEPNLALQLDLYHAQISEGDLAHRMRALAGRYAHVQIAGNPGRDEPDHGEVNYAYLLAVLDELGYDGWIGCEYRPRADTRAGLRWAQPYLTR from the coding sequence GTGCCCAAGCTCGCCGCGAACCTGAGCTGGCTGTTCACCGAGCTGCCGTTGCGCGAACGGTTCGCCGCCGCCGCGGACGCCGGATTCCGCGGCGTCGAAGTGCTCTTCCCGTACGAGCTCGCGGCGGAGACGGTGCGCGAGCGGCTCGAGGCGCACGGGCTGGAGCTGGTGCTGGTGAACCTGCCGCCGGGCGATTGGGCCGCGGGCGAACGCGGGCTCGCCGCGCTGCCGGGCCGCGAGGCGGACTTCGCGGCCGCGGTGCGCACGGGACTCGCGTACGCGCGGACGTGCGGCGTGCCGCTCGTGCACGCGATGGCCGGCATCGTGCCGCCCGGCGCGGACCGTGCCGCGTACGTCGAGACCTACGTCGCGAACCTGCGTCGCGCCGCGTGCGCGGCGGCACCGGTCGGCGTCACCGTGCTGATCGAGCCGCTCAACGCCCGCGACAACCCCGGCTACCTGCTGCGCACGACCGCCGAGGCGATCGCGATCATCGAGCGCGTCGACGAACCGAACCTGGCGCTGCAGCTCGACCTCTATCACGCGCAGATCAGCGAAGGCGATCTGGCGCACCGCATGCGCGCGTTGGCCGGCCGTTACGCGCACGTGCAGATCGCCGGCAACCCCGGCCGCGACGAGCCCGACCACGGCGAGGTGAACTACGCCTATCTGCTCGCCGTGCTCGACGAGCTCGGGTACGACGGCTGGATCGGCTGCGAGTACCGCCCGCGCGCCGACACGCGCGCGGGGCTGCGCTGGGCGCAACCGTATCTCACCCGCTGA
- a CDS encoding thioesterase family protein: MANAYFERLGPGRFHAGAATASPWGANLQHGSPPTTLLVHALNEAYPRDDVRVARVSSEFLGAIPQGEIEVTTRVVRPGKRIEFLEATLSAGGRDVVRTSIWRIARAPGLHVPPGVTPADAPPPRPPEATPGAAFGLSGWGYAKSIEWRFVEGGFNALGPAHVWTRVDLPLFPGLAPTPLERLLLIVDSANGISGELPFKEWLFVPPSLSIALAREPRGEWIYMDARTALGDDGGGVTTARLADDDGYLGVATQTLFVEPRTA, encoded by the coding sequence ATGGCGAACGCGTACTTCGAGCGGCTCGGCCCCGGCCGTTTTCACGCCGGCGCGGCGACCGCGAGCCCGTGGGGCGCGAACCTGCAGCACGGCAGCCCGCCGACGACGCTGCTCGTGCACGCGCTGAACGAGGCGTACCCGCGCGACGACGTGCGCGTGGCGCGCGTCAGCTCGGAGTTTCTCGGCGCGATCCCGCAAGGTGAGATCGAGGTCACCACGCGCGTCGTGCGGCCCGGCAAGCGGATCGAGTTTCTGGAGGCAACGCTCTCGGCGGGCGGCCGCGACGTGGTGCGCACCAGCATCTGGCGCATCGCGCGCGCGCCCGGACTGCACGTTCCGCCGGGCGTGACGCCCGCCGACGCACCGCCGCCGCGTCCCCCCGAAGCGACACCGGGCGCCGCGTTCGGACTGTCGGGCTGGGGCTACGCCAAGTCGATCGAGTGGCGCTTCGTGGAGGGCGGCTTCAACGCGCTCGGACCCGCGCACGTGTGGACGCGCGTCGACTTGCCGCTCTTTCCCGGCCTCGCGCCGACGCCGCTCGAGCGGCTGCTGCTGATCGTCGACTCGGCCAACGGCATCAGCGGCGAGCTGCCGTTCAAGGAGTGGCTGTTCGTGCCGCCCTCGCTCTCGATCGCGCTGGCGCGCGAGCCGCGCGGCGAGTGGATCTACATGGACGCGCGCACGGCGCTCGGCGACGACGGCGGCGGCGTCACGACGGCGCGGCTGGCCGACGACGACGGCTACCTGGGCGTCGCGACGCAAACGCTGTTCGTCGAACCGCGTACCGCCTGA
- a CDS encoding MATE family efflux transporter, with product MQQRRLALDETRPIWRTMLIFLLPLMASNFLQSASSTFNSIYLGQLIGVRALAAASGFFPIVFFMISFFVGLASASSVLIGQAYGARDEDRIESVAGTTLTLAIGLGLVVGVLGALFITPLLHLIGMPADVFALAVRYARVTFLSLPLLFVYLAYTTFVRGTGDTRTPFVALIVSTAVSLVVTPALIEGWLGLPKLGIVSAAVANIVGSAAALAFMLIALAAEKNPLAFDAGLARHMRIMPKVVVLLLRLGIPTGVQFVMISLAEIAVISLVNRFGSSATAAYGAVNQIVSYVQFPAISIGISASIFGSQAIGAKRFDRLGHIAKAAVGLNWAIGAILITLVYVFDRDILRLFVTDPTVVELAHGLLEITLWSYVIFGTSAVLSGQMRSSGSVLWPTLLSIVSIWAVEVPVAYGLAPHLGLTGVWIAYPVAFCVGLALQSAYYFGVWRRQRLTTLLDDLDGKELPVAT from the coding sequence ATGCAGCAACGGCGGCTGGCCCTCGACGAAACGCGCCCGATCTGGCGCACGATGCTGATCTTCTTGTTGCCGCTGATGGCGAGCAACTTCTTGCAGTCGGCCTCGTCGACGTTCAACAGCATCTACCTGGGTCAGCTGATCGGCGTGCGCGCGCTGGCGGCGGCGTCGGGCTTCTTCCCGATCGTCTTCTTCATGATCTCGTTCTTCGTCGGCCTCGCGAGCGCCAGCTCGGTGCTGATCGGACAGGCCTACGGCGCGCGCGACGAGGACCGCATCGAGTCGGTGGCCGGCACCACGCTGACGCTGGCGATCGGGCTCGGACTGGTCGTCGGCGTCCTGGGGGCGCTGTTCATCACGCCGCTGCTGCACCTGATCGGGATGCCCGCCGACGTCTTCGCGCTGGCGGTGCGCTACGCGCGGGTGACGTTTCTTTCGCTGCCGCTGCTGTTCGTCTACCTCGCCTACACCACGTTCGTGCGCGGCACCGGCGACACGCGCACGCCGTTCGTCGCGCTCATCGTCAGCACCGCCGTCAGCTTGGTCGTCACGCCGGCACTGATCGAAGGCTGGCTTGGCCTGCCCAAGCTCGGCATCGTGTCGGCCGCGGTCGCGAACATCGTCGGCAGCGCGGCGGCGCTGGCGTTCATGCTGATCGCGCTGGCGGCGGAGAAGAACCCGCTGGCCTTCGACGCCGGCTTGGCGCGGCACATGCGCATCATGCCGAAGGTCGTGGTCTTGCTGCTGCGCTTGGGCATCCCGACCGGCGTCCAGTTCGTGATGATCTCGCTGGCCGAGATCGCGGTCATCTCGCTGGTCAACCGCTTCGGCTCGTCGGCGACGGCGGCGTACGGCGCGGTCAACCAGATCGTCTCGTACGTGCAGTTTCCGGCCATCTCGATCGGCATCTCCGCGTCGATCTTCGGCTCCCAGGCGATCGGCGCGAAGCGTTTCGACCGGCTCGGCCACATCGCGAAGGCGGCCGTCGGGCTCAACTGGGCGATCGGCGCGATCCTCATCACGCTGGTCTACGTCTTCGACCGCGACATCCTACGCCTGTTCGTCACCGATCCGACCGTGGTCGAGTTGGCGCACGGTCTGCTGGAGATCACGCTGTGGAGCTACGTGATCTTCGGCACCTCGGCGGTGCTGTCCGGACAGATGCGCTCGAGCGGCAGCGTGCTGTGGCCGACGCTGCTCTCGATCGTCTCGATCTGGGCCGTCGAGGTCCCGGTCGCGTACGGGTTGGCGCCGCACCTGGGCTTGACCGGCGTGTGGATCGCCTACCCGGTCGCGTTCTGCGTCGGCCTGGCGCTGCAGTCGGCCTACTACTTCGGCGTGTGGCGGCGCCAGCGGCTGACGACGCTGCTCGACGACCTCGACGGCAAGGAGCTGCCGGTCGCGACCTAG
- a CDS encoding cytochrome P460 family protein: MRWTVLLAIVVLVLAGVRAPLTAQPVPPVDGPRFTPDGKVIPPADYRGWVFVSTGFSMTYPQGLLSAGARAHLPLAVAAAGGTPVFQNVFVTPAAYRAFQQTGTWPDRTMFVLEIRSAKDKSQIVSGPGPGLSTGSVQGDLLDLEAELRDDARYPGTSWKWVTFDAGRGGYVPTQPWADDQPTGHACFQCHTAHGAVQKSMVEFYPQLCPLAARKNTLNPGFSIKNCSAPTD, encoded by the coding sequence ATGCGGTGGACCGTGCTGCTCGCAATCGTCGTGCTGGTGCTGGCGGGCGTCCGCGCGCCGCTGACGGCCCAGCCCGTTCCACCGGTCGACGGTCCGCGCTTCACGCCTGACGGGAAGGTGATTCCGCCGGCCGATTATCGCGGCTGGGTGTTCGTGAGCACGGGCTTCTCGATGACCTACCCGCAGGGACTGCTCAGCGCCGGCGCGCGCGCGCACCTCCCGCTGGCGGTCGCGGCGGCCGGCGGCACGCCGGTCTTCCAGAACGTCTTCGTCACGCCCGCGGCGTACCGCGCCTTCCAACAGACCGGCACGTGGCCTGACCGCACGATGTTCGTCCTCGAGATCCGCTCGGCCAAGGACAAGAGCCAGATCGTCTCCGGCCCGGGACCCGGCTTGAGCACCGGCTCGGTGCAGGGCGACCTGCTCGACCTCGAAGCAGAGCTGCGCGACGACGCGCGCTATCCGGGGACCTCGTGGAAGTGGGTGACGTTCGACGCCGGCCGCGGCGGCTACGTGCCGACGCAGCCGTGGGCCGACGATCAGCCGACCGGACATGCCTGCTTCCAGTGCCACACCGCGCACGGCGCGGTGCAGAAGTCGATGGTCGAGTTCTATCCGCAGCTCTGTCCGCTGGCGGCGCGCAAGAACACGCTCAACCCCGGCTTCTCGATCAAGAACTGCTCGGCGCCGACCGACTAG
- a CDS encoding ABC transporter ATP-binding protein, with the protein MALLEVRGLRARYGEIAALHGVDLTIERGAFVALLGANGAGKTSTLRAITGAIKRSGEVRFDGGALDGGPEDAARKGIAHVPEGRGTLSGLTVGENLALGAYVRGDRARVRAREDKMCSYFPWIGDRRKQAAGTLSGGEQQMLAIARALMLDPQLLLLDEPSLGLAPMIVRDIFALLRTINREDGVTILVAEQNATIALESADEAYVLETGRVATHGPSADLVQNDRVRRSYLGY; encoded by the coding sequence ATGGCGCTGTTGGAGGTGCGCGGCCTGCGCGCGCGCTATGGCGAGATCGCAGCGCTGCACGGCGTCGACCTGACCATCGAGCGCGGCGCGTTCGTCGCGCTGTTGGGCGCCAACGGCGCCGGCAAGACCAGCACGCTGCGCGCCATCACCGGCGCGATCAAGCGCAGCGGCGAGGTGCGCTTCGACGGCGGCGCGCTCGACGGCGGGCCCGAGGACGCCGCCCGCAAGGGAATCGCGCACGTTCCGGAAGGCCGCGGCACGCTCAGCGGGCTGACCGTCGGCGAGAACCTCGCGCTGGGCGCCTACGTGCGCGGCGATCGCGCCCGCGTGCGCGCGCGCGAAGACAAGATGTGCAGCTACTTCCCGTGGATCGGCGACCGTCGCAAACAGGCGGCGGGGACGCTCAGTGGCGGGGAGCAGCAGATGTTGGCGATCGCGCGCGCGCTGATGCTCGACCCGCAGCTGCTGCTGCTCGACGAGCCCTCGCTGGGGCTGGCACCGATGATCGTGCGCGACATCTTCGCGCTGCTGCGCACGATCAACCGTGAGGACGGCGTGACGATCCTGGTCGCCGAACAGAACGCGACCATCGCGCTGGAGTCGGCCGACGAAGCCTACGTGCTGGAGACCGGCCGCGTCGCCACCCACGGCCCGAGCGCCGACCTGGTCCAGAACGACCGCGTCCGCCGCTCGTACTTAGGCTACTAA
- a CDS encoding ABC transporter ATP-binding protein, which yields MEPLLSVRDLTIRFGGINALTDVSFDAAEGHITGLIGPNGAGKTTCFNCITRLYQPSAGRVLFRGEDLLRIAPFEVARRGIARTFQNVALFDHMSVLDNVRVGAHARSRGRSEDDVTAEAHEVLERLGLDGLATRWVRGLPYGTRKAIELARALMAHPTLLLLDEPAAGLNHEEVAALGGRIQTIAREFETSVLMVEHHMQLVMRVCDHIVVLASGRKLADGSPDVVQRDPAVIEAYLGAV from the coding sequence GTGGAACCCTTGCTCTCCGTTCGCGACCTGACGATCCGGTTCGGCGGGATCAACGCGCTGACCGACGTCTCGTTCGACGCGGCCGAAGGCCACATCACCGGCCTCATCGGCCCGAACGGCGCGGGCAAGACCACCTGCTTCAACTGCATCACCCGGCTGTACCAGCCCAGCGCGGGGCGGGTGCTCTTCCGCGGCGAGGACCTCTTGCGGATCGCTCCGTTCGAGGTCGCTCGCCGCGGGATCGCGCGCACGTTCCAGAACGTCGCGCTGTTCGACCACATGAGCGTGCTCGACAACGTGCGGGTCGGCGCGCACGCGCGCTCGCGCGGGCGGTCCGAGGACGACGTCACCGCCGAGGCCCACGAGGTGCTCGAACGCTTGGGCCTCGACGGCTTGGCGACGCGCTGGGTGCGCGGTCTGCCCTACGGGACGCGCAAGGCGATCGAGCTGGCGCGCGCCCTGATGGCCCATCCGACGCTGCTGCTGCTCGACGAGCCCGCCGCCGGGCTCAACCACGAAGAAGTCGCCGCGCTGGGCGGCCGCATCCAGACGATCGCGCGCGAGTTCGAGACCTCGGTCCTGATGGTCGAGCATCACATGCAGCTGGTGATGCGCGTCTGCGATCACATCGTGGTGCTGGCGTCGGGGCGCAAGCTCGCCGACGGCTCGCCCGACGTCGTGCAGCGCGATCCGGCCGTCATCGAAGCCTATCTCGGAGCGGTCTAG
- a CDS encoding ABC transporter substrate-binding protein, whose amino-acid sequence MVRKVTRTAIGLIAAAFAFTVTGATFAPAFAADPGVSDNEIILGGDHPFSGPASAYGNIGKGIGAYFDYVNDHGGVNGRKIKWIDLDDGYSPPLAVQDVHQLVEQDHVFAVFDSLGTEVNTAIRPYLNQNGVPQVFVATGASKFGRDYKQFPWTIGWQPDYQAEAIIYGEDIAREHPHAKIGILYQNDDYGADLITGLKRGLGKHTNQIVKMASYETSDPDVNAQVASLKAAGCDTYMIFATPKFAIQGMISAAKQGWHPLTYLNNVSNVVTYMRLVQKVAGPSAVNGIITTIYLKDPGNDARYANDPGIKFYKEIMAKYLPSGDPTDGNYLYGVAIAYTMVDCLKRAGRDLTRAKLMDAVTHLDETNNPLVYPGTVVRTTPTFRFPITQLITARWLGTDWSPMGVLTDTRSSSMSDAK is encoded by the coding sequence GTGGTACGAAAAGTCACTCGAACGGCGATCGGTCTGATCGCAGCAGCGTTCGCGTTCACCGTGACCGGGGCGACGTTCGCTCCCGCGTTCGCGGCCGACCCAGGCGTCTCGGACAACGAGATCATCCTAGGCGGCGACCACCCGTTCAGCGGTCCGGCGTCGGCGTACGGCAACATCGGCAAAGGCATCGGTGCGTACTTCGACTACGTGAACGACCACGGCGGGGTCAACGGCCGTAAGATCAAATGGATCGACCTCGACGACGGCTACAGCCCGCCGCTGGCGGTCCAGGACGTGCACCAGCTCGTCGAGCAGGATCACGTCTTCGCCGTGTTCGACTCGCTGGGCACGGAAGTCAATACCGCCATCCGGCCGTACCTCAACCAGAACGGCGTGCCGCAGGTGTTCGTCGCGACGGGTGCCTCGAAGTTCGGCCGCGACTACAAGCAGTTCCCGTGGACGATCGGCTGGCAACCCGACTATCAAGCCGAAGCGATCATCTACGGTGAGGACATCGCCCGCGAGCATCCGCACGCGAAGATCGGCATCCTCTACCAGAACGACGACTACGGCGCCGACCTGATCACCGGCCTCAAGCGCGGTTTGGGCAAGCACACCAACCAGATCGTCAAGATGGCCTCGTACGAGACCAGCGATCCCGACGTCAACGCGCAGGTCGCCTCGCTCAAGGCGGCCGGCTGCGACACCTACATGATCTTCGCGACGCCGAAGTTCGCGATCCAAGGGATGATCTCGGCGGCCAAGCAGGGCTGGCATCCGCTGACCTACCTCAACAACGTCTCCAACGTGGTGACGTACATGCGTCTGGTGCAAAAGGTCGCCGGACCGTCGGCCGTCAACGGCATCATCACGACCATCTATTTGAAAGACCCGGGCAACGACGCGCGCTACGCCAACGATCCGGGCATCAAGTTCTACAAAGAGATCATGGCCAAGTACCTGCCCAGCGGCGACCCGACCGACGGCAACTACTTGTACGGCGTCGCGATCGCATATACGATGGTCGACTGCCTCAAGCGGGCCGGCCGCGACCTGACCCGGGCCAAGCTGATGGACGCGGTCACGCACCTGGACGAGACCAACAACCCGCTCGTGTATCCGGGCACCGTCGTCCGCACCACCCCGACCTTCCGCTTCCCGATCACGCAGCTGATCACGGCGCGCTGGCTGGGCACGGACTGGTCGCCGATGGGCGTCCTCACCGACACGCGTTCCTCGTCGATGAGCGACGCGAAGTAG
- a CDS encoding branched-chain amino acid ABC transporter permease, translating into MRGNALVALAVIVIAIVPFVLPSFLVFDMIFVAEFAIAGLGLVVLTGMNGQISLGHGAFLALGGYVLAVVAHFWGVPYALGVPLAAVLSGVVGLLIGLVALRLEGAYLALATFALAVAMPTLLKHFKSITGGFNGLTLDPVGAPAWFPSTAQNWLYYVTWFSVGVVFLLSALLVRGRFGRALRALRDNPIAAVSFGINPYVYKTLAFGWSAALAGVAGAFFAMSNAYLSPDSFQATLSIQLLVGAVIGGIMSFWGAIFGALIVQFLPLVAQKINNGAPSVVYGVVLILVMLFLPDGIAGGLHRAFARLRNASPPLALESEPVSSSVPIATHQPTRE; encoded by the coding sequence ATGCGTGGCAACGCGCTCGTCGCGCTGGCGGTGATCGTCATCGCGATCGTGCCGTTCGTGTTGCCCTCGTTCCTCGTCTTCGACATGATCTTCGTCGCCGAGTTCGCGATCGCCGGCCTGGGCCTGGTCGTGCTGACCGGGATGAACGGTCAGATCTCGCTCGGTCACGGCGCGTTCCTCGCGCTGGGCGGCTACGTGCTCGCCGTGGTGGCGCACTTCTGGGGCGTCCCCTACGCGCTGGGCGTCCCGCTCGCCGCGGTGCTCAGCGGCGTCGTCGGGCTGCTGATCGGTCTGGTCGCGTTGCGGCTCGAAGGCGCGTACCTGGCGCTGGCGACGTTCGCGCTCGCGGTCGCGATGCCGACCTTGCTCAAGCACTTCAAGTCGATCACCGGCGGCTTCAACGGCCTCACGCTCGACCCGGTCGGCGCGCCGGCGTGGTTTCCGTCGACGGCGCAGAACTGGCTCTACTACGTGACCTGGTTCTCGGTCGGCGTCGTCTTCCTGCTCTCGGCGCTGTTGGTCCGCGGGCGCTTCGGCCGTGCGCTGCGCGCGCTGCGCGACAATCCGATCGCGGCGGTCTCGTTCGGGATCAATCCCTACGTCTACAAGACGCTGGCGTTCGGATGGAGCGCCGCGCTGGCGGGCGTCGCCGGCGCGTTCTTCGCCATGTCGAACGCGTACCTGAGTCCCGACTCGTTCCAGGCGACGCTCTCGATCCAGCTCTTGGTCGGCGCCGTCATCGGCGGCATCATGAGCTTCTGGGGCGCGATCTTCGGCGCGCTGATCGTGCAATTTCTGCCGCTCGTCGCGCAGAAGATCAACAACGGGGCCCCGTCCGTCGTGTACGGCGTGGTCCTGATCCTGGTGATGCTGTTCCTCCCGGACGGGATCGCCGGCGGCCTGCATCGCGCGTTCGCGCGCCTGCGCAACGCGAGCCCGCCGCTCGCCCTCGAATCCGAACCCGTGTCCTCATCCGTTCCCATCGCGACCCATCAGCCAACGCGCGAGTAG